One Maniola jurtina chromosome 24, ilManJurt1.1, whole genome shotgun sequence DNA window includes the following coding sequences:
- the LOC123877885 gene encoding protein glass-like, with amino-acid sequence MDCYVPNNPQFLGCCHALCCDPLQPCHCDALRDLPDDCCQQEAENCCPENEEELNALSESIAPCDVGLGDVNEPSWPAEDMGSFSLPPLELDPLPSLFPFSPCSGYNRNNGGECRERGGGEAADVLLSLKHAVVHGDCASETVHPQMVVNSGGGYPYYEHYGGAPLFPTMSVNVSMNMTMHGCPPDQLCSQVQWNQNAATPSVNVVYPQTQNVIPTSYPAATYSFTADFRPPNQSDPLITATSTFKPLQLQNAQKQNPNYLFQQKPNFSSQKNLGPMLKRSPSKMYMQEQKDQMGNGYILNHQGQMHQDFGYSACVNASGKVQVGALSGCSEDDEQKPNLCRICGKTYARPSTLKTHLRTHSGERPYRCGDCNKSFSQAANLTAHVRTHTGQKPFRCPICDRRFSQSSSVTTHMRTHSGERPYQCRSCKKAFSDSSTLTKHLRIHSGEKPYQCKLCLLRFSQSGNLNRHMRVHGNMAGGMLA; translated from the exons ATGGACTGCTACGTGCCCAACAACCCGCAGTTCCTGGGCTGCTGCCACGCGCTGTGCTGCGACCCGCTGCAGCCGTGCCACTGCGACGCGCTGCGCGACCTGCCCGACGACTGCTGTCAG CAAGAAGCCGAGAACTGCTGCCCGGAGAATGAAGAGGAGCTCAACGCACTGAGCGAGTCCATCGCTCCGTGCGATGTGGGGCTGGGCGATGTGAACGAGCCGAGCTGGCCTGCCGAGGACATGGGCTCCTTCTCCTTACCACCACTCGAGCTGGATCCCTTGCCGTCACTGTTCCCGTTCTCGCCGTGTTCTGGTTACAA CAGAAACAACGGGGGGGAATGCCGGGAGCGGGGCGGGGGGGAGGCGGCGGACGTCCTCCTCTCGCTGAAACACGCCGTCGTCCATGGAGACTGCGCGTCAGAAACTGTGCACCCGCAG ATGGTGGTGAACAGCGGTGGAGGGTACCCGTACTACGAGCACTACGGCGGCGCGCCCCTCTTCCCCACCATGAGCGTCAACGTCTCCATGAACATGACCATGCACGGATGTCCGCCTGATCAGCTCTGCTCACAA GTCCAATGGAATCAAAACGCAGCTACCCCCTCAGTAAACGTCGTCTATCCCCAAACACAAAACGTCATTCCCACATCTTACCCAGCTGCCACTTACTCCTTCACAGCAGATTTTCGACCGCCAAACCAATCAGACCCCTTAATAACCGCAACTTCCACTTTCAAACCTTTACAGTTACAAAATGCCCAAAAGCAAAACCCAAACTATTTGTTCCAACAAAAGCCAAACTTCTCGAGTCAGAAAAACTTAGGTCCGATGTTAAAAAGATCACCCTCGAAAATGTATATGCAAGAACAGAAAGACCAGATGGGGAACGGATACATATTGAATCACCAGGGGCAAATGCATCAGGATTTTGGATATTCTGCTTGCGTTAATGCGTCGGGAAAAGTGCAA GTCGGAGCTCTAAGTGGTTGTTCAGAAGACGACGAACAAAAGCCTAACCTTTGTCGGATATGTGGTAAAACTTACGCCAGGCCCAGCACTCTGAAAACTCACCTTCGAACGCATTCAGGGGAACGACCCTACAGATGTGGCGACTGCAATAAAAGCTTTTCCCAAGCTGCCAACCTTACGGCTCATGTTAGAACACATACGGGACAAAAACCTTTTAG GTGCCCAATATGCGATCGTCGGTTTAGTCAAAGCTCCAGCGTGACgacgcacatgagaacacatTCTGGAGAACGACCTTACCA aTGTCGTTCTTGCAAAAAGGCATTCTCCGACAGCTCAACGTTGACCAAACATTTACGAATACATTCCGGCGAAAAACCTTACCAATGTAAACTGTGTTTACTCAG GTTCTCTCAATCGGGCAACTTAAACAGGCACATGCGAGTGCATGGCAACATGGCGGGCGGCATGCTCGCCTGA